One genomic window of Bradyrhizobium sp. B124 includes the following:
- the gtdA gene encoding gentisate 1,2-dioxygenase, with the protein MEAVQKTPEREAFYKKIDGQNLSALWNVMNDLITPEPKSACRPHLWKFDQIRDYMNEAGKLITAKEAERRVLVLENPGLRGQSKITTSLFAGVQMVVPGDIAPAHRHAQSALRFVLEGKGAFTAVDGERTAMAPGDFVITPSMTWHDHSNETSEPMFWLDGLDIPMVQFFDCSFAEGAKEDQQSISKPAGASFARYGHNLLPIDQKRTSKTSPIFNYPYEYTREALEKARVSNEWDACHGLKLKFSNPETGDFAMPTIGTFIQLLPKGFKTARYRSTDATVFAAIEGKGRTRVGDQTFEWGPRDLFVVPSWHWVTHEADADSVLFSFSDRPVQQKLDLFREDRGNA; encoded by the coding sequence ATGGAAGCCGTGCAGAAGACCCCCGAGCGCGAAGCGTTCTACAAGAAGATCGACGGCCAGAACCTCTCGGCGCTGTGGAACGTGATGAACGATCTGATCACGCCGGAGCCGAAGAGCGCCTGCCGCCCGCATCTGTGGAAGTTCGACCAGATCCGCGATTACATGAACGAGGCCGGCAAATTGATCACGGCCAAGGAAGCCGAGCGCCGCGTGCTGGTGCTGGAAAATCCGGGGCTGCGCGGCCAGTCCAAGATCACGACCTCGCTGTTCGCCGGCGTGCAGATGGTGGTGCCGGGCGACATCGCCCCCGCCCATCGCCATGCCCAGTCGGCGCTGCGCTTCGTGCTCGAGGGCAAGGGCGCCTTCACTGCGGTCGATGGCGAGCGCACTGCGATGGCGCCGGGCGACTTCGTCATCACGCCGTCGATGACCTGGCACGACCATTCCAACGAAACCAGTGAGCCGATGTTCTGGCTCGACGGGCTCGACATCCCGATGGTGCAGTTCTTCGATTGCTCGTTCGCCGAGGGCGCCAAGGAAGATCAGCAGTCGATCTCCAAGCCCGCCGGCGCCAGCTTCGCGCGCTACGGCCACAATTTGTTGCCGATCGACCAGAAGCGGACCTCGAAGACCTCGCCGATCTTCAACTATCCATATGAATACACCCGCGAGGCGCTAGAGAAGGCCAGGGTCAGTAACGAGTGGGACGCCTGCCATGGGCTGAAGCTGAAATTCTCCAATCCCGAGACCGGCGATTTCGCGATGCCGACCATCGGCACCTTCATCCAGCTGCTGCCGAAGGGTTTCAAGACCGCGCGCTATCGGTCAACCGATGCCACCGTGTTCGCGGCGATCGAGGGCAAGGGCCGCACCCGGGTCGGCGACCAGACATTTGAGTGGGGCCCGCGCGATTTGTTCGTGGTGCCGAGCTGGCATTGGGTCACCCACGAGGCCGACGCCGACTCCGTGCTGTTCTCGTTCTCCGACCGCCCGGTGCAGCAGAAGCTGGATTTGTTCCGCGAGGATCGCGGCAACGCATAA
- a CDS encoding ABC transporter substrate-binding protein, whose protein sequence is MKGWARLALAGLLVWAASGIARADDLLKAKVGVLRLSSSAPVFIAQDKGYFHDAGLDVELKFFDAAQPIAVATTSGDVDFGITAFTAGLYNLAGKGTLKVIGGMSREKAGYPLIGYFASNNAYAAGLKTPKDLAGKRVAVTQVGSSFHYSLGLLADKYGFKLSDVKVVPLQSLSNAAAALKGETVDAALLPVSTARTLMDSNGAKFLGWVGDETPWQLGAIFASPKTLANAALVTRLLTALTRADHEYHDVILTAIKDGVVPINDKTRPLLEIIAKYTNLPVEQVVGNCAYVDPDGKLDVKNVGNQIEWLQEQGFVDKGFDAGTIIAKDHVKAD, encoded by the coding sequence ATGAAGGGTTGGGCGCGGCTCGCACTCGCGGGTCTCTTGGTGTGGGCCGCGAGTGGGATTGCACGGGCCGATGATCTCCTGAAGGCGAAGGTCGGTGTCTTGCGCCTGTCGTCCTCGGCGCCGGTGTTCATCGCTCAGGACAAGGGCTATTTCCACGACGCCGGGCTCGACGTCGAGCTGAAGTTCTTCGACGCGGCGCAGCCGATCGCGGTCGCGACCACATCGGGCGATGTCGATTTCGGCATCACCGCTTTCACCGCGGGGCTCTACAATCTCGCCGGCAAGGGCACGCTGAAGGTGATCGGCGGCATGAGCCGCGAGAAGGCCGGCTATCCCTTGATCGGCTATTTCGCCAGCAACAATGCCTATGCCGCCGGCCTCAAGACCCCGAAGGATCTCGCCGGCAAGCGCGTGGCGGTGACCCAGGTCGGCTCCAGCTTCCACTATTCGCTCGGCCTGCTCGCCGACAAATACGGCTTCAAGCTGTCCGACGTGAAGGTCGTGCCGCTGCAGTCGCTGTCGAACGCGGCCGCGGCGCTGAAGGGTGAAACCGTCGACGCGGCGCTGTTGCCGGTTTCGACCGCGCGGACGCTGATGGACTCCAACGGCGCGAAATTCCTGGGCTGGGTCGGCGACGAGACGCCGTGGCAGTTAGGGGCCATCTTCGCTTCGCCGAAGACATTGGCCAATGCCGCTTTGGTGACCAGGCTGCTCACCGCGCTCACCCGCGCCGACCACGAATACCACGACGTGATCCTGACCGCGATCAAGGACGGCGTGGTACCGATCAACGACAAGACAAGGCCGCTGCTCGAGATCATCGCCAAATACACCAATCTTCCGGTCGAGCAGGTGGTGGGCAACTGCGCCTATGTCGATCCCGACGGCAAGCTCGACGTGAAGAACGTCGGCAACCAGATCGAATGGCTGCAGGAGCAGGGCTTCGTCGACAAGGGCTTTGACGCCGGCACGATCATCGCCAAGGATCATGTGAAGGCGGATTGA
- a CDS encoding 3-hydroxybenzoate 6-monooxygenase, producing the protein MAEGKPVLIAGGGIGGLAVALGLAQKGIRSILLEKASALGEIGAGIQLGPNAFHAFDYLGVGEAARNMAVYIDQLRLMDALTADEITHIDLGDSFRARFGNPYAVVHRGDLHGVFLRACQSHELIELRVSSEVTGYAQDGSSVTANLANGERITGRLLIGADGLWSNIRKQVTADGPPRVSGHTTYRSVIPTEQMPEDLRWNAATLWAGPKCHIVHYPLSGWKVFNLVVTYHNDAPEPVAGKPVSEDEVMRGFTHVHERAQNIIRHGTNWKLWVLCDRDPTERWIDDRVVLLGDAAHPMLQYFAQGACQAMEDAVCLSHMLANHDDHAAALEAYRAQRFPRTARVQLMSRAIGEHVYHPAGDHARIRNAIMSAKSQTEWCDDIAWLYGGTGLGG; encoded by the coding sequence ATGGCGGAGGGCAAGCCGGTCCTGATCGCGGGCGGCGGCATCGGCGGTCTCGCCGTGGCGCTCGGCCTTGCGCAGAAGGGGATTCGCTCCATCCTGCTGGAGAAAGCTTCAGCACTCGGCGAGATCGGCGCCGGCATCCAGCTTGGGCCGAACGCGTTCCACGCCTTCGACTATCTCGGTGTCGGCGAGGCCGCGCGCAACATGGCGGTCTATATCGACCAGCTGCGGCTGATGGATGCGCTGACCGCCGACGAGATCACGCATATCGACCTCGGCGACAGCTTCCGCGCGCGGTTCGGCAATCCCTATGCCGTGGTGCATCGCGGCGACCTGCATGGCGTGTTCCTGCGCGCCTGCCAGAGCCATGAGCTGATCGAGCTGCGCGTGTCCAGCGAGGTGACAGGCTACGCGCAGGATGGTTCGTCCGTGACCGCAAACCTCGCCAATGGCGAGCGCATCACCGGACGCCTGCTGATCGGCGCCGACGGGTTGTGGTCCAACATCCGCAAGCAGGTGACGGCGGATGGCCCGCCGCGCGTCTCCGGCCACACCACCTATCGTTCCGTGATCCCGACCGAGCAGATGCCCGAGGATCTGCGCTGGAACGCGGCGACGCTGTGGGCCGGTCCGAAATGCCACATCGTGCATTATCCGCTGTCGGGCTGGAAGGTGTTCAACCTCGTCGTCACCTATCACAACGATGCGCCGGAGCCGGTCGCGGGCAAGCCGGTCTCCGAGGACGAGGTGATGAGGGGTTTCACCCACGTCCATGAGCGGGCGCAGAACATCATCCGGCACGGCACCAACTGGAAGCTCTGGGTGCTGTGCGACCGCGACCCCACCGAGCGCTGGATCGACGACCGCGTGGTGCTGCTCGGCGACGCCGCGCATCCGATGCTGCAATATTTCGCGCAGGGCGCCTGCCAGGCGATGGAGGACGCGGTGTGCCTGTCGCACATGCTGGCCAATCACGACGATCATGCGGCCGCGCTGGAAGCCTACCGCGCGCAACGCTTCCCGCGCACCGCGCGCGTGCAACTGATGTCACGCGCAATCGGCGAGCACGTCTACCATCCCGCCGGCGACCACGCCCGCATCCGCAACGCAATCATGAGCGCAAAGTCGCAGACGGAATGGTGCGACGACATCGCGTGGCTGTATGGCGGGACCGGGCTGGGCGGCTAG
- a CDS encoding LysR family transcriptional regulator: MDTLVNLEAFLATADAGGFSAAARKLNVATSVVAKRVTQLEERIGTALFHRSTRQLRLTEAGQQYVHRARGVVADVGDLLSRMGEKQRDLTDHLRVKAPTSLTVARLADAFTIFQKQNRSVKLEIVMIDRPVDPVTEGFDIAIGAFPHSFGGVVDEPLCRLPRLLCASSAYLKKHGTPKHPRDLVDHRCLSFLPTGPEWPFEGPRGRINVQVRPILSSNEGRVLAQSAIAGNGIALLSHYLVADALRDGALQPILAEFPIPELWVKAAVPERRINAAAVQALLKTLKKSLAQSL; encoded by the coding sequence ATGGATACGCTGGTCAATCTCGAAGCCTTCCTCGCCACCGCCGACGCCGGCGGCTTCTCCGCCGCGGCGCGCAAGCTCAACGTCGCGACGTCGGTCGTCGCCAAGCGCGTGACCCAGCTCGAGGAGCGGATCGGCACCGCGCTGTTCCACCGCTCGACCCGTCAGTTGCGGCTGACTGAGGCCGGGCAGCAATATGTCCATCGCGCCCGCGGCGTGGTTGCCGATGTCGGCGATCTACTGTCGCGGATGGGCGAGAAGCAGCGCGATCTCACCGATCATCTGCGCGTGAAGGCGCCGACCTCGCTAACGGTCGCGCGGCTCGCCGATGCCTTCACGATCTTCCAGAAGCAGAACAGAAGCGTGAAGCTCGAGATCGTGATGATCGACCGTCCGGTCGATCCGGTGACCGAAGGTTTTGACATCGCGATCGGCGCCTTCCCGCATTCCTTCGGTGGCGTCGTCGACGAGCCTTTGTGCCGGCTGCCGCGGCTGTTGTGCGCCTCGTCAGCGTATCTGAAGAAGCACGGCACGCCGAAACATCCGCGCGACCTGGTCGATCACCGCTGCCTCAGTTTCCTGCCGACCGGACCGGAATGGCCGTTCGAGGGACCACGCGGCCGCATCAATGTCCAGGTGCGCCCGATTCTCTCGTCGAACGAGGGCCGTGTGCTGGCGCAAAGCGCGATCGCCGGCAATGGCATCGCGCTGCTCTCGCACTATCTGGTCGCGGACGCGCTGCGCGACGGCGCCTTGCAGCCGATCCTCGCCGAGTTTCCGATCCCGGAACTGTGGGTGAAGGCCGCCGTTCCCGAGCGCCGCATCAATGCCGCCGCGGTGCAGGCGCTGCTGAAGACATTGAAAAAGTCACTGGCGCAATCGCTGTGA
- a CDS encoding ABC transporter ATP-binding protein, which yields MDLIADHISHRFGALDVLDDVSFTVRAGEIVAIVGPSGCGKSTLLSILGGLLRPAAGAAELRGVPPAGSLNPLTFVFQDFALLPWNTVEENVAFPLLHAALSAGERSAVIDDALRRTGLTDFRSAYPKQLSGGMRQRVGIARALAVRPAILLMDEPLSALDSQTRELLMEDFVGLLADGAMGAVYVTHNLEEAVRLADRVVVLSRRPGRIREIVTIPMTRVERGAADARGQMAALQGELWSLIRKEAIDAEREVQHA from the coding sequence ATGGACCTGATCGCCGACCATATCAGCCATCGCTTCGGCGCGCTCGACGTGCTCGATGATGTCTCCTTCACGGTTCGTGCCGGCGAGATCGTCGCGATCGTCGGGCCGTCCGGCTGCGGCAAGAGCACGCTGCTGTCGATCCTCGGCGGCCTGCTGCGGCCGGCCGCGGGCGCGGCCGAGTTGCGCGGGGTGCCGCCGGCCGGCAGCCTCAATCCGTTGACCTTCGTGTTCCAGGACTTTGCCTTGCTGCCGTGGAATACGGTCGAGGAGAACGTCGCGTTTCCGCTGCTGCACGCCGCCTTGAGCGCCGGCGAGCGCAGCGCCGTGATCGACGATGCGCTGCGCCGCACGGGCTTGACGGATTTTCGCTCGGCCTATCCGAAGCAGTTGTCCGGCGGCATGCGCCAGCGCGTCGGCATTGCGCGCGCACTCGCGGTTCGTCCGGCGATCCTGTTGATGGACGAGCCGCTGTCGGCGCTGGATTCACAGACCCGCGAGCTCCTGATGGAGGATTTCGTCGGCCTGCTCGCCGACGGCGCGATGGGCGCGGTCTATGTCACGCATAACCTCGAGGAAGCCGTGCGGCTTGCCGACCGCGTCGTGGTGCTGTCGCGCCGCCCCGGCCGCATCAGGGAGATCGTGACCATCCCGATGACGCGCGTCGAGCGCGGCGCGGCGGATGCCCGCGGCCAGATGGCTGCCTTGCAGGGCGAGTTGTGGTCGCTGATTCGGAAAGAAGCGATCGATGCCGAGCGCGAGGTCCAGCATGCTTGA
- a CDS encoding enoyl-CoA hydratase-related protein, translating into MSASPVLWSLDARGVATVTLNRPEVNNAYDGALIAGVLAAIDDLSTRPVRVVVLNGNGKHFQAGADLKWINGVRPKSSEENEAASRATFEAVQRLNTLPVPTVALVQGGCFGGGTGVIAACDIVIAADNALFSITEVRWGLTAAIIIPQLCDAIGARQVRRYALTGERFGAEDARRIGLVHEVVPSADLESAGAKVVEQLLGNAPDAMAETKKLAMESSFGGMGVDDEAYKRLVHLHSAKRQTAEAAEGLASFAEKRAGRWGGGGA; encoded by the coding sequence ATGTCGGCCAGCCCAGTCCTGTGGAGCCTCGATGCGCGCGGGGTCGCGACCGTCACGCTGAATCGCCCCGAGGTCAACAACGCCTATGACGGCGCACTGATTGCGGGCGTGCTGGCCGCGATCGACGATCTCTCGACCAGGCCGGTGCGCGTCGTCGTGCTGAACGGCAACGGCAAGCATTTCCAGGCCGGCGCCGACCTGAAATGGATCAACGGCGTGCGGCCGAAATCATCCGAGGAGAACGAGGCGGCGTCGCGCGCCACCTTCGAGGCCGTGCAGCGCCTCAACACGCTGCCGGTGCCGACCGTGGCGCTGGTGCAGGGCGGTTGCTTCGGCGGCGGCACCGGCGTGATCGCGGCCTGCGATATCGTGATCGCGGCCGACAACGCGCTGTTCTCGATCACCGAGGTGCGCTGGGGCCTGACGGCTGCGATCATCATCCCGCAGCTTTGCGACGCCATCGGCGCGCGCCAGGTGCGCCGCTACGCGCTGACCGGCGAACGTTTCGGCGCTGAGGATGCCCGCCGCATCGGCCTGGTCCATGAGGTGGTGCCATCAGCCGATCTCGAGAGCGCAGGTGCCAAGGTCGTCGAGCAGCTGCTCGGCAACGCGCCGGATGCGATGGCCGAGACCAAGAAGCTCGCGATGGAGAGTTCGTTCGGCGGCATGGGCGTGGATGATGAGGCCTACAAGCGCCTCGTCCATCTGCATTCGGCCAAGCGGCAGACCGCCGAGGCGGCCGAAGGACTCGCGTCCTTTGCCGAGAAGCGCGCGGGCCGGTGGGGCGGCGGCGGGGCATAG
- a CDS encoding MarR family transcriptional regulator: MPSSKPTPVTMDAVYTAPGYLFRRMQQIAVALFIEECKAFDLTPVQYAALVTISTHPGIDATRLSAVIAFDRSTLGNVIERLQAKEYIVRKPAPEDKRVKLLYLTKAGAAVLNDIMPSVDKAQARMLQPLKPADRKTLLALLTQLVDLNNEASRVPLRAEDALEHLGRSG, encoded by the coding sequence ATGCCGAGTAGCAAGCCAACACCCGTCACGATGGACGCGGTCTACACCGCGCCCGGCTATCTGTTCCGGCGCATGCAGCAGATCGCGGTCGCGCTGTTCATCGAGGAGTGCAAGGCGTTCGACCTGACGCCGGTGCAATACGCCGCGCTGGTCACGATCTCGACCCATCCCGGCATCGATGCCACAAGGCTTTCGGCGGTGATCGCGTTCGACCGCTCGACGCTCGGCAATGTGATCGAGCGCCTGCAGGCCAAGGAATACATCGTCCGCAAGCCGGCGCCCGAGGACAAGCGCGTCAAGCTGCTCTACCTCACCAAGGCCGGCGCCGCAGTGCTCAACGACATCATGCCCTCGGTCGACAAGGCGCAGGCGCGGATGCTGCAGCCGCTGAAGCCGGCCGACCGCAAGACGCTGCTGGCGCTCTTGACCCAGCTCGTCGACCTCAACAACGAGGCCTCGCGTGTGCCGCTGCGCGCCGAGGATGCGCTCGAGCATCTCGGGAGGTCAGGCTGA
- a CDS encoding FAD-dependent oxidoreductase, which yields MLMSTIEEPARQVPVYGEYDVVVLGGGPAGIAAAVGAARAGRRTLLIERYGFLGGMGTAAGVTNFCGLHANIFGEMHRVVQGIASDLLARIDRLGGLNAPHLILGKILAQAYDTAAYKIAADDLLAHHKVDILFHALGAGVVMDGAHIRALMVETKAGRQAVRAGIFIDCSGDGDLAVWAGASYEVGDNQGGMLYPSMMFRLNGIDPAKAGDAWQTIPALMAEAEAAGTRKFPRKSAIVRPQKSQIEWRVNFTQVTRSDGGAISGIDPDDMTRGEIEGRRQAVEAFAFLRTVPGFENSYIVDLPPQLGIRETRRVIGGYMLSGEDVLGCASFEDSIGVNGWPKESHVPGDVIFEFPPIPESRGYNELPYRMLVPDGVDNLLVAGRCASMTHEGQSAARVSGACFVMGEAAGTAAALALSGNTIPRDISVEKLQQQLGKQGAFIGRDQAVPEGL from the coding sequence ATGCTGATGAGCACGATCGAAGAACCTGCGCGACAGGTCCCGGTCTATGGCGAATATGATGTGGTGGTGCTTGGCGGCGGTCCGGCCGGCATCGCGGCAGCGGTCGGCGCGGCACGGGCCGGGCGGCGTACGCTCTTGATCGAGCGCTACGGCTTTCTCGGCGGCATGGGCACCGCGGCGGGCGTGACGAACTTCTGCGGGCTGCACGCCAACATCTTCGGCGAGATGCATCGCGTGGTGCAGGGCATCGCCTCCGACCTGCTGGCGCGGATCGACCGGCTCGGCGGGTTGAACGCGCCGCATCTGATCCTCGGCAAGATCCTAGCGCAGGCCTATGACACCGCGGCCTACAAGATCGCGGCGGACGATCTCTTGGCGCATCACAAGGTCGATATCCTGTTCCACGCGCTCGGCGCCGGCGTCGTCATGGATGGCGCGCACATCCGCGCGCTGATGGTGGAAACCAAGGCCGGCCGGCAGGCCGTGCGGGCCGGCATCTTCATCGACTGCTCCGGTGACGGCGACCTCGCGGTGTGGGCCGGCGCGTCCTATGAGGTCGGCGACAACCAAGGCGGAATGCTCTACCCCTCGATGATGTTCCGTCTCAATGGCATCGATCCGGCGAAAGCCGGCGATGCATGGCAGACGATCCCGGCGCTGATGGCGGAAGCCGAGGCCGCCGGCACCCGCAAATTCCCGCGCAAGTCCGCGATCGTCCGGCCGCAGAAATCGCAGATCGAATGGCGGGTGAATTTCACCCAGGTGACGCGGAGCGATGGCGGCGCCATCTCGGGCATTGATCCAGATGACATGACGCGCGGTGAGATCGAGGGCCGTCGCCAGGCGGTCGAGGCCTTTGCGTTCCTGCGCACGGTGCCCGGATTCGAGAATTCCTACATCGTCGATCTGCCGCCGCAGCTCGGCATCCGCGAGACGCGGCGCGTGATCGGCGGCTACATGCTGTCCGGCGAGGACGTCTTGGGCTGTGCCTCGTTCGAGGACTCGATCGGCGTCAATGGATGGCCGAAGGAATCCCACGTGCCGGGCGACGTGATCTTCGAGTTTCCGCCGATCCCGGAAAGCCGCGGCTATAACGAGTTACCGTATCGCATGCTGGTGCCTGATGGCGTCGACAACCTGCTGGTCGCCGGCCGCTGCGCTTCGATGACCCATGAAGGACAATCGGCGGCGCGCGTCTCCGGTGCCTGTTTCGTGATGGGCGAGGCGGCGGGAACCGCGGCCGCGCTGGCACTGTCGGGCAATACGATTCCGCGCGACATTTCCGTCGAAAAGTTGCAACAACAGCTTGGCAAGCAGGGTGCGTTTATCGGCCGCGATCAGGCCGTGCCCGAAGGACTCTAG
- the maiA gene encoding maleylacetoacetate isomerase: MKLHGYFRSSASYRVRIALNLKGLTSEHLPHHLRKGEQCAPAYLAINPQGLVPTLESDAGAILTQSLAIIEWLDETNPNPPLLPNDPLRRAKVRAFAQAIACDTHPVQNLKVLARLRQLGLPEEQVTGWAAWANREGLLACETLIAAEAGPFCFGDAPTLADLCLVPQLANARRFGVDVSAYPRLLKAEAAAKQVKAFADAAPDKQPDAE; the protein is encoded by the coding sequence ATGAAGCTGCATGGCTATTTCCGGAGCAGCGCGTCCTACCGGGTCCGGATCGCCCTCAATCTGAAGGGGCTGACGTCAGAGCATCTGCCGCATCATTTGCGCAAGGGCGAGCAATGCGCGCCGGCCTATCTCGCGATCAATCCGCAGGGGCTGGTGCCGACCTTGGAGAGCGACGCCGGCGCAATCCTCACCCAGTCGCTTGCGATCATCGAATGGCTCGACGAGACCAATCCCAATCCGCCGCTGCTGCCGAACGACCCATTGCGGCGCGCCAAGGTGCGCGCGTTCGCACAGGCGATCGCCTGCGACACCCACCCGGTGCAGAATCTGAAAGTGCTGGCGCGGCTGCGCCAGCTCGGCCTGCCTGAGGAGCAGGTGACGGGATGGGCGGCCTGGGCCAATCGCGAGGGCCTTTTGGCCTGCGAGACCTTGATCGCGGCGGAGGCCGGGCCATTCTGCTTCGGTGATGCGCCGACGCTGGCCGATCTCTGCCTGGTGCCGCAGCTCGCCAATGCGCGGCGCTTCGGCGTCGACGTCTCGGCCTATCCGCGCCTGCTCAAGGCAGAGGCCGCGGCAAAACAAGTCAAGGCGTTCGCCGACGCCGCCCCGGACAAGCAGCCCGATGCCGAGTAG
- a CDS encoding ABC transporter permease codes for MLDRSPQETKDQSAEATRPVTFRGAGFTPGGSRYAGWIALALVIAVWQLAGSAGLVNPLFLPAPSAIAVAIYKLAMSGALWQHLSWSIMRIGTGWIIGTAVGVIVGFAIGLSTMARGVGITFISALFPIPKIALLPLLILWLGIGEEPKIATIALGVFFSTAISVYSGVDAVPRNLIRMAQSFNVPFRAIVRRVIWPGALPSILAGFRITSSVALLLVVSAEMIGAQYGIGAFVLQAGNLMQTDQLLAGVVILSLFGLVVGKLINLLEVRLLHWR; via the coding sequence ATGCTTGACCGCTCCCCGCAGGAGACCAAGGACCAATCGGCAGAAGCGACGCGGCCGGTCACGTTTCGCGGCGCCGGCTTCACTCCTGGCGGCAGCCGCTATGCCGGCTGGATCGCGCTCGCGCTCGTCATCGCGGTCTGGCAGCTTGCCGGCAGTGCGGGATTGGTCAACCCGCTGTTCCTGCCGGCGCCGTCGGCGATCGCGGTTGCGATCTATAAGCTCGCGATGTCGGGCGCGCTGTGGCAGCATTTGTCGTGGTCGATCATGCGGATCGGCACCGGCTGGATCATCGGCACGGCAGTGGGCGTCATCGTCGGCTTCGCGATCGGGCTGTCGACCATGGCGCGTGGCGTCGGCATCACCTTCATCTCGGCGCTGTTCCCGATTCCGAAGATCGCGCTGCTGCCGCTGCTCATCCTGTGGCTCGGGATCGGCGAGGAGCCGAAGATCGCGACCATTGCGCTCGGGGTGTTCTTCTCGACCGCGATCTCGGTCTATAGCGGCGTCGACGCGGTGCCGCGCAATCTGATCCGGATGGCGCAGAGCTTCAACGTGCCGTTCCGCGCCATCGTGCGCCGCGTGATCTGGCCGGGCGCGCTGCCCTCGATCCTCGCCGGCTTCCGCATCACTTCGTCGGTCGCGCTGTTGCTCGTCGTCAGTGCCGAGATGATCGGCGCGCAATACGGCATCGGCGCCTTCGTGCTGCAGGCCGGCAATCTGATGCAGACCGATCAGCTGCTCGCCGGCGTCGTGATCCTGTCGCTGTTCGGGCTTGTGGTCGGGAAGCTGATCAACCTGCTCGAGGTGAGGCTGCTGCACTGGCGGTGA
- a CDS encoding benzoate-CoA ligase family protein, whose amino-acid sequence MTGIADLVPQDNPGAREIGFALPERYNASRILFDNLGNGNADRLALTGPAGTRTYRELCTEAARWGHAFQSLGLKRGDRVLLFLDDTPAYPAAFFGAVRAGFVPLLINTLTTPELLQFYLSDAGAQVAVTDAEFCSRFDAEACKDTSLRTLVVVNGTGTGHAVAEARNAGDWLQAFPTELDAADTHRNEMAFWMYSSGSTGRPKGIVHLQHDMAYSELAFARSVLKLSPGDICFSVPKIFFAYGFGNSITFPFSVGAATLLLPGQPKPAAIFAAIAQYRPTVFFGLPTLYITLTKTEGAEQADLSSLRMAVSAAEVLSADVFNGWKRLTGLEIIEGLGSTEVLHVYLSNRAEQKKLGAAGLRVPGYEIMLRDSDGREVGDNEEGILWVRGDSATPLYWNRPDKTAETVREDGWIYTGDRFVRDSDGFHFFRGRADDLVKISGQWVYPLEVELCLADHPDVRECAVYAAELPDRRMTLRAVVVMNKAGFDANEATRRLQDYVKAKLLPYKYPREVKFIDELPKTGTGKIDRQAVMRM is encoded by the coding sequence ATGACTGGGATCGCCGACCTGGTTCCGCAGGACAATCCCGGTGCGCGCGAGATCGGCTTTGCGCTTCCCGAGCGCTACAATGCGAGCCGCATCCTGTTCGACAATCTCGGCAACGGCAATGCCGACCGCCTGGCGCTGACCGGTCCCGCCGGCACGCGGACCTATCGCGAACTGTGCACCGAGGCGGCGCGCTGGGGCCACGCCTTCCAGTCGCTTGGGCTAAAGCGCGGCGACCGCGTGCTGCTGTTCCTCGACGACACGCCAGCCTATCCGGCAGCGTTCTTCGGCGCGGTGCGCGCCGGTTTCGTGCCATTGCTGATCAACACGCTGACGACGCCGGAGCTGTTGCAATTCTATCTGTCCGATGCCGGCGCGCAGGTCGCCGTCACCGATGCGGAGTTCTGTTCGCGCTTCGACGCCGAGGCCTGCAAGGACACGTCGCTGCGCACGCTGGTCGTGGTCAATGGCACGGGTACCGGGCATGCCGTCGCGGAGGCGCGCAACGCCGGCGACTGGCTGCAAGCGTTTCCGACCGAGCTTGACGCGGCCGACACCCACCGCAACGAGATGGCGTTCTGGATGTATTCGTCGGGCTCGACCGGCCGTCCCAAGGGCATCGTGCATCTGCAGCACGATATGGCCTATAGCGAGCTGGCCTTTGCCCGCAGCGTGCTGAAGCTTTCGCCCGGCGACATCTGCTTCTCGGTGCCGAAGATCTTCTTCGCTTACGGCTTCGGCAATTCGATCACGTTTCCCTTCTCGGTCGGCGCCGCGACGCTGCTGTTGCCGGGCCAGCCGAAGCCGGCCGCGATCTTCGCCGCGATTGCGCAGTACCGGCCGACCGTGTTCTTCGGCCTGCCGACGCTCTACATCACCCTGACCAAGACCGAAGGCGCCGAGCAGGCCGATCTCTCCTCGCTGCGGATGGCGGTCTCGGCCGCCGAGGTGCTGTCGGCCGACGTGTTCAACGGCTGGAAGCGGCTCACCGGGCTCGAGATCATCGAAGGGCTCGGCTCGACCGAGGTGCTGCACGTCTATCTCAGCAACCGCGCGGAGCAGAAGAAGCTCGGCGCCGCCGGCCTGCGCGTGCCCGGCTACGAGATCATGCTGCGCGACAGCGACGGCCGCGAGGTCGGCGACAATGAGGAAGGCATTTTGTGGGTGCGCGGCGATTCCGCGACGCCACTGTACTGGAACCGACCGGACAAGACCGCCGAGACCGTGCGCGAGGACGGCTGGATCTACACCGGCGACCGTTTTGTGCGCGACAGCGACGGTTTTCATTTCTTCCGCGGCCGCGCCGACGATCTGGTCAAGATTTCCGGCCAGTGGGTCTATCCGCTGGAGGTCGAGCTGTGTCTTGCCGATCACCCCGATGTCCGCGAGTGCGCCGTCTACGCCGCTGAGCTGCCGGACCGCCGCATGACGCTGCGGGCCGTGGTGGTGATGAACAAGGCCGGCTTCGACGCCAATGAAGCGACGCGGCGGCTGCAGGACTATGTCAAGGCAAAGCTGTTGCCGTACAAATATCCGCGCGAGGTAAAATTCATCGACGAGCTGCCGAAGACCGGCACCGGCAAGATCGATCGCCAGGCGGTGATGCGGATGTGA